A stretch of Tenrec ecaudatus isolate mTenEca1 chromosome 2, mTenEca1.hap1, whole genome shotgun sequence DNA encodes these proteins:
- the GLRX gene encoding glutaredoxin-1 — protein MAQQFVDSKIQPGKVVVFIKPTCPYCRKTQGILCQLPFKQGLLEFVDITAAPDTNAVQDYLQQLTGARTVPRVFLGQECIGGCSDLEILQQSGELVRRLTAMGVLQ, from the exons ATGGCTCAACAGTTTGTGGACAGCAAAATCCAACCCGGGAAGGTGGTGGTGTTCATCAAGCCCACCTGCCCCTACTGCAGAAAGACCCAGGGGATTCTCTGCCAATTGCCTTTCAAACAAGGGCTTTTAGAATTTGTCGATATCACGGCTGCCCCCGACACCAACGCGGTTCAAGATTATCTCCAGCAGCTCACCGGAGCCAGAACC GTACCTCGGGTGTTTCTGGGTCAGGAGTGTATCGGTGGATGCTCTGATTTGGAGATTCTGCAACAGAGTGGGGAGCTGGTGAGGAGACTAACAGCCATGGGGGTTCTGCAATAA